In the Helicobacter cetorum MIT 99-5656 genome, GCTCAAATGCTTACTAATACATTCTAAAAGCATGTTTAAATTTTGAGATTTTTTCGCACTCAATGGCACGAGAGCTAGAAATTGAGATGAATACACTTGATATTCTTGTAACTTTTGTAAAACTTGCTGATGAGTTGCTGTATCAATCTTGCTTAAAGCAAGGATATGGGGTTTTTTGCACAAACTCAAAAACTCTTCATAACCCTTTAAATTATCATGCACAGAAGCCAAGAAAACGCATAATTCACAATCACTCATCGCTTTTAAAGCACTAGAAAGCATGCATTGATTGAGTAATTTCTCTTGATGATGAAGCCCTGGAGTGTCTAAGAAAATAATTTGGCTTTGATAACCTTCTTTATCTTCAAAAGGCACAATGCATTTCATCAGCTTTCTTGTCGCATTAGCCTTATGCGAAACCAAGGCTAATTTAACATTTAATAAAGTGTTTAATAAGGTGCTTTTTCCTGCATTTGGTTTGCCTACAAGAGCTACAAAGCCTGCCTTAGTTTTCATTATAGAATATACTTTACTAAAT is a window encoding:
- the era gene encoding GTPase Era, with the protein product MKTKAGFVALVGKPNAGKSTLLNTLLNVKLALVSHKANATRKLMKCIVPFEDKEGYQSQIIFLDTPGLHHQEKLLNQCMLSSALKAMSDCELCVFLASVHDNLKGYEEFLSLCKKPHILALSKIDTATHQQVLQKLQEYQVYSSQFLALVPLSAKKSQNLNMLLECISKHLSPGAWLYEKDLLSDEKMRDLYREALRESLFKFLSDEIPYESDVVIDKFIEEERIDKVYAHIIVEKESQKKIVIGKNGVNIKRIGSNARLKMQELGEKKVFLNLQVMAQKSWSKQEKSLQKLGYGYAFKKEP